One window from the genome of Populus alba chromosome 15, ASM523922v2, whole genome shotgun sequence encodes:
- the LOC118033410 gene encoding mitochondrial import receptor subunit TOM5 homolog → MADSSVSTDKLKAFWHSQVHDEEKWALNMKLLRAVGLFAGSIFLMRNYGDLMAI, encoded by the exons ATGGCAGATTCATCAGTTTCTACTGACAAGCTAAAAGCTTTCTGGCACTCTCAAGTTCACGATGAGGAAAAATGGGCCCTCAACATG AAACTGCTTCGAGCTGTTGGACTGTTTGCTGGATCTATTTTTCTGATGCGGAATTATGGTGATCTTATGGCAATATGA
- the LOC118033409 gene encoding uncharacterized protein — MEATALCGSRGLPFRMKAAAAAISHSPLLIKSMASQKPLPSAAKTVSSRKSSNVFPLGEQGPRSRPLATSPPIKLLTRVEQLKLLTKAEKAGLLSAAEKFGLSLSTIEKLGLLSKAEELGVLSAATDPGTPGALLSLSLGLLLLGPSCAYLVPEDYPWEVALQVAVVLLCVAGGSAAFAASNFVSNLQKSN, encoded by the exons ATGGAGGCCACAGCATTGTGTGGCAGCAGAGGACTTCCATTCAGGAtgaaagcagcagcagcagctataTCACATTCACCTCTTCTAATCAAATCCATGGCTTCCCAGAAGCCTTTGCCCTCAGCTGCCAAGACTGTAAGCTCTAGAAAG AGCTCAAATGTCTTCCCCCTTGGCGAGCAAGGCCCTAGAAGCCGCCCTCTCGCAACCTCACCTCCGATTAAGCTACTGACGAGGGTGGAGCAACTTAAATTACTAACCAAAGCTGAGAAAGCAGGCTTACTTTCAGCAGCGGAGAAGTTTGGCCTCTCCTTGTCAACAATAGAGAAACTGGGGCTACTCTCGAAGGCAGAAGAACTGGGAGTCCTCTCAGCAGCTACAGACCCGGGAACCCCAGGGGCTCTGTTAAGCCTTAGCCTGGGACTGCTGCTTTTAGGACCCTCTTGTGCCTATCTTGTGCCCGAGGATTACCCTTGGGAGGTTGCTTTGCAGGTTGCAGTTGTTCTGCTTTGCGTAGCTGGTGGATCTGCAGCCTTTGCTGCTTCAAATTTTGTATCCAACTTGCagaaatcaaattga